From a single Methanofollis sp. W23 genomic region:
- a CDS encoding type II/IV secretion system ATPase subunit has protein sequence MNFNLSALLGKIRPTEPSGNGDTPRAAPRPLDLPPANGDDDLLLLDRYWLVPPFSYASIVRADPVTLRYEITEPKVTEKELVVLEETFEHLRTALVYDSPRKRGEMDLDPDLARKVICSFDPEIADERVEVLYYYLRRNFLGYGKLDPLMHDEQIEDITCNGAGVPLFLYHRRYASIETDCIFDDTELNKFVLKLAQKADKQLSLTTPLVDAALPEGSRAQITYSDIISSKGSSFTIRKFKADPMTPVDLIENQTYDADLMAHIWLAVENKKSMIIAGGTASGKTSTMNAASFFIPAVAKIVSIEDTREIQLPHANWLPMRTRESANVSGTGDVGMFRLLKAALRQRPEFIIVGEVRGEEAQTLFQAMNTGHTTYSTLHAGSVKEAINRLTHDPISVPIAMFGALDLILIQSLLYQGGRGFRRCLSLNEVAVEGDEIRWVPLFTWDHRQDRFVRVYEESKVFGDIAYRHGWNQADLDEALALRRAALEKMSADGVRDLAGIGRRVQETMAQGQT, from the coding sequence ATGAACTTCAACCTCTCTGCACTCCTCGGGAAGATACGGCCGACCGAACCTTCAGGGAATGGGGACACCCCCCGGGCCGCCCCACGCCCCCTCGACCTCCCTCCGGCGAACGGCGACGACGACCTCCTCCTCCTCGACCGCTACTGGCTCGTCCCGCCCTTCTCCTATGCGAGCATCGTCAGGGCTGATCCCGTCACCCTCCGCTACGAGATCACCGAGCCGAAGGTGACCGAGAAAGAACTCGTCGTCCTTGAAGAGACCTTCGAGCACCTCAGAACCGCACTCGTCTATGACAGTCCGCGGAAACGGGGCGAGATGGACCTCGACCCCGACCTCGCACGGAAGGTGATCTGCTCCTTCGATCCCGAGATCGCCGACGAGCGCGTGGAGGTGCTGTATTACTACCTCCGCCGCAACTTCCTCGGCTACGGGAAACTCGACCCCCTCATGCACGACGAGCAGATCGAGGACATCACCTGCAACGGCGCCGGGGTGCCGCTCTTCCTGTATCACCGGCGCTACGCAAGCATCGAGACCGACTGCATCTTCGACGACACCGAGTTGAACAAGTTCGTGCTCAAACTTGCCCAGAAGGCCGACAAACAACTCTCACTCACGACCCCGCTCGTCGACGCCGCCCTCCCCGAGGGTTCACGTGCGCAGATCACCTACTCTGACATCATCTCCTCGAAAGGGAGTTCGTTCACCATCAGGAAGTTCAAGGCCGACCCCATGACCCCGGTGGACCTCATCGAGAACCAGACCTACGACGCCGACCTGATGGCCCACATCTGGCTTGCGGTCGAGAACAAGAAGAGCATGATCATCGCCGGCGGGACCGCAAGCGGCAAGACTTCGACGATGAACGCCGCCTCCTTCTTCATCCCGGCGGTGGCAAAGATCGTCTCCATCGAGGACACCCGCGAGATCCAGCTCCCGCATGCCAACTGGCTCCCGATGCGGACACGCGAGAGCGCCAATGTCAGCGGCACAGGGGACGTGGGGATGTTTCGCCTCCTCAAGGCGGCGCTGCGACAGCGGCCAGAGTTCATCATCGTCGGCGAAGTGCGAGGCGAGGAGGCGCAGACCCTCTTCCAGGCAATGAACACCGGGCACACCACCTACTCCACCCTCCATGCCGGCAGCGTCAAAGAAGCGATCAACCGTCTCACCCACGATCCCATCAGTGTCCCGATCGCGATGTTCGGGGCGCTCGACCTCATCCTCATCCAGAGCCTGCTGTACCAGGGGGGCCGCGGGTTCAGGCGGTGCCTCTCCCTCAACGAAGTGGCGGTCGAGGGCGACGAGATCAGGTGGGTCCCCCTCTTCACCTGGGACCACCGGCAGGACCGGTTCGTGCGGGTCTATGAGGAGTCGAAGGTCTTTGGCGACATCGCCTACCGCCACGGCTGGAACCAGGCCGACCTCGACGAGGCGCTCGCTCTCCGCCGGGCGGCCCTGGAGAAGATGTCTGCAGACGGCGTACGTGATCTGGCCGGGATCGGGCGGCGGGTGCAGGAGACGATGGCGCAGGGCCAGACATGA